From Pseudomonas sp. FP2335, the proteins below share one genomic window:
- the panB gene encoding 3-methyl-2-oxobutanoate hydroxymethyltransferase, with the protein MPDITLTTLQSLKLKGEKITMLTCYDATFAHACCQAGVEVLLVGDSLGMVLQGHDSTLPVTTDELAYHTASVKRGNDGAFIIADLPFMDYATVEQTFHNAGKLMRAGAHMVKVEGAVWLAESIRLLAERGVPVCAHMGLTPQSVNILGGYKVQGRNEAQARQMRADAIALEQAGVAMILLECVPSELAAEITQAVKVPVIGIGAGSATDGQVLVLHDMLGLSISGRVPKFVKNFMTGQDSIHAALGAYVAEVKGATFPGAEHGFSA; encoded by the coding sequence CCTTCGCCCACGCCTGCTGCCAGGCCGGAGTCGAAGTGTTACTGGTGGGCGACTCCCTGGGCATGGTTCTGCAAGGGCATGACAGCACCCTGCCTGTGACCACCGATGAACTGGCCTACCACACGGCCAGCGTCAAACGCGGCAACGATGGCGCATTCATCATTGCCGACCTGCCGTTCATGGATTACGCCACCGTCGAACAGACCTTTCACAACGCCGGCAAGCTGATGCGTGCCGGTGCACATATGGTCAAGGTCGAAGGTGCCGTCTGGCTCGCCGAGTCGATCCGCCTGCTGGCCGAACGCGGCGTGCCGGTGTGCGCCCATATGGGCCTGACGCCACAGTCGGTGAACATCCTCGGCGGCTACAAGGTTCAGGGCCGCAACGAAGCCCAGGCGCGCCAGATGCGCGCCGATGCCATCGCCCTGGAACAGGCCGGCGTGGCGATGATCCTGCTTGAATGCGTGCCGAGCGAACTGGCGGCGGAAATCACCCAAGCCGTTAAAGTGCCAGTCATCGGTATCGGCGCCGGTTCGGCCACCGATGGCCAGGTGCTGGTGCTGCACGACATGCTCGGCCTGTCGATCAGCGGCCGCGTACCGAAGTTCGTGAAGAACTTCATGACCGGCCAAGACAGCATCCACGCGGCATTGGGCGCTTACGTCGCCGAAGTCAAAGGCGCGACCTTCCCAGGCGCCGAACACGGATTCTCTGCATGA
- the panC gene encoding pantoate--beta-alanine ligase has protein sequence MNTVKTLRELRAAVTHARNAGKRIGFVPTMGNLHSGHATLVTKAAQQSDFVVASIFVNPLQFGAGEDLDKYPRTLAADQEKLLQAGCNLLFAPSVDEMYPGGMSGQTRVSVPLLSEGLCGASRPGHFEGVATVVSKLFNMVQPDIAVFGQKDYQQLAVIRAMVHDLNMPIQIIGEPTVRAEDGLALSSRNGYLSDEQRAIAPVLYRSLSQIAAAIQAGDHDFAKLRAEHIRQIEAAGLRIDYLEVRQGVHLRPATPEDRDVVILVAAYLGATRLIDNLHLNLD, from the coding sequence ATGAACACCGTAAAAACCCTACGCGAACTGCGCGCCGCTGTGACCCACGCGCGCAACGCCGGCAAACGCATCGGTTTTGTGCCGACCATGGGCAACCTGCACAGCGGCCACGCGACACTGGTGACCAAGGCTGCGCAACAATCGGACTTTGTCGTCGCCAGCATCTTCGTCAACCCGCTGCAATTCGGCGCGGGTGAAGACCTGGACAAATACCCGCGCACCCTGGCCGCCGACCAGGAGAAACTCCTGCAAGCCGGTTGCAACCTGCTGTTCGCACCCTCCGTCGACGAGATGTACCCCGGCGGCATGAGCGGCCAGACCCGCGTCAGCGTCCCGCTGCTGTCGGAGGGCCTGTGCGGCGCCAGTCGCCCCGGGCACTTCGAAGGCGTGGCGACAGTGGTGAGCAAGCTGTTCAACATGGTCCAGCCGGACATCGCGGTGTTTGGCCAAAAGGACTACCAGCAGTTGGCAGTGATCCGCGCCATGGTGCATGACCTGAATATGCCGATCCAGATCATCGGCGAGCCCACCGTGCGCGCCGAGGATGGCCTCGCGCTGTCGTCGCGCAACGGTTACCTCAGCGACGAACAACGCGCCATCGCGCCGGTGCTGTACCGCAGCCTCAGCCAGATTGCCGCGGCCATCCAAGCCGGTGACCACGACTTCGCCAAGCTGCGTGCCGAACACATCCGGCAGATCGAAGCCGCCGGGCTGCGCATCGATTACCTCGAAGTGCGCCAAGGCGTGCACCTGCGCCCGGCAACGCCTGAAGACCGTGATGTCGTCATCCTCGTTGCGGCCTATCTGGGCGCCACCCGCCTCATCGACAACCTGCATCTGAACCTCGACTGA
- the pgi gene encoding glucose-6-phosphate isomerase, with amino-acid sequence MAYYRTPHDVTALPAWQALNQHRQAMQDFSMRDAFNADPQRFSQFTLSSCGLFLDYSKNLITSETRDLLVALAKEVDLKAAINSLYAGEPVNSSEGRPALHTALRRPVGDKLSVNGVNIMPDVHKVLNQMTDLVGRIHDGLWRGYTEKPITDVVNIGIGGSFLGPELVSEALLSYAHKGVRCHYLANIDGSEFHELTMKLRAETTLFIVSSKSFNTLETLKNAQAARAWYLAQGGSEAELFRHFIAVSSNNAAAVAFGIREENIFPMWDWVGGRYSLWSAIGLPIALAIGMSNFKELLSGAYTMDQHFQNAPFEANMPVLLGLLGVWYGNFWGAQSHAILPYDHYLRNITKHLQQLDMESNGKSVRQDGTPVSTDTGPVIWGGVGCNGQHAYHQLLHQGTQLIPADFIVPIVSFNPVSDHHQWLYANCLSQSQALMLGKTRSEAEAELRDKGIAEEDVQKLAPHKVIPGNRPSNTLVVERISPRRLGALVAMYEHKVFVQSVIWGINAFDQWGVELGKELGKGVYNRLTGTEEAVADDASTQGLINYFRGRHRG; translated from the coding sequence ATGGCGTACTACCGCACTCCTCACGACGTTACCGCTCTGCCCGCCTGGCAAGCGCTCAATCAACACCGCCAAGCCATGCAGGATTTCAGCATGCGCGACGCGTTCAATGCCGATCCCCAGCGTTTTTCCCAATTCACCTTGAGCAGCTGCGGACTTTTCCTCGATTACTCGAAAAACCTGATCACCAGCGAAACCCGTGACCTGCTGGTGGCTCTGGCGAAGGAAGTCGACCTCAAGGCCGCGATCAACTCGCTGTACGCTGGCGAACCGGTCAACTCATCCGAAGGCCGCCCTGCCCTGCACACCGCCCTGCGCCGCCCGGTGGGTGACAAGCTGTCGGTCAACGGCGTGAACATCATGCCGGACGTGCACAAGGTGCTGAACCAGATGACTGACCTGGTCGGCCGCATCCACGACGGCCTGTGGCGTGGCTACACCGAGAAGCCGATCACCGACGTGGTGAACATCGGTATCGGTGGCTCGTTCCTCGGCCCGGAGCTGGTCTCCGAAGCGCTGTTGTCCTACGCCCACAAAGGCGTGCGCTGCCACTACCTGGCGAACATCGACGGCAGCGAGTTCCACGAGCTGACCATGAAGCTGCGCGCCGAGACCACACTGTTCATCGTCTCGTCGAAATCCTTCAACACCCTCGAAACCCTGAAAAACGCCCAGGCCGCCCGCGCCTGGTACTTGGCCCAGGGGGGGTCGGAAGCCGAGCTGTTCCGCCACTTCATCGCCGTATCGAGCAACAACGCCGCGGCCGTGGCGTTCGGTATCCGCGAAGAAAACATCTTCCCGATGTGGGACTGGGTCGGTGGCCGCTACTCGCTGTGGTCGGCCATCGGCTTGCCAATCGCCCTGGCCATCGGCATGTCCAACTTCAAGGAACTGCTGTCCGGTGCCTACACCATGGACCAGCATTTCCAGAACGCGCCGTTCGAAGCCAACATGCCGGTACTGTTGGGCCTGCTGGGCGTGTGGTACGGCAACTTCTGGGGCGCGCAGAGCCATGCGATCCTGCCGTACGACCACTACCTGCGTAACATCACCAAGCACTTGCAACAACTGGACATGGAATCCAACGGCAAGAGCGTGCGCCAGGACGGCACTCCGGTGTCCACCGATACCGGTCCGGTGATCTGGGGCGGCGTAGGCTGCAACGGCCAGCACGCTTACCACCAGTTGCTGCACCAAGGGACCCAACTGATCCCGGCCGACTTCATCGTGCCGATTGTCAGCTTCAACCCCGTGTCGGACCACCATCAGTGGCTATACGCCAACTGCCTGTCCCAGAGCCAGGCGCTGATGCTCGGCAAGACCCGCAGCGAGGCCGAGGCCGAACTGCGCGACAAGGGCATCGCCGAAGAAGACGTGCAGAAGCTGGCACCGCACAAGGTGATCCCGGGCAACCGTCCGAGCAACACCCTGGTGGTGGAACGCATCAGCCCGCGTCGTCTGGGCGCACTGGTGGCGATGTATGAACACAAGGTGTTCGTGCAGAGCGTCATCTGGGGCATCAACGCCTTTGACCAATGGGGTGTGGAACTGGGTAAAGAGCTGGGCAAGGGCGTCTACAACCGCCTGACCGGCACTGAAGAAGCCGTGGCGGATGACGCCTCGACCCAGGGTCTGATCAACTACTTCCGCGGT